CGGATGGGCCGGCGCCGATTACGGCGATTTTGTGGCCTAGGGAGACCGGAGCAGCCTCGATTTCCCGTCTGTAGAAATTATTGGTCCCTCCGGTATTATCATCCACAAAACGCTTCAACGCACAGATGGCCACAGGTTCTCCATCCTTGCCGCGGTTGCAGTCTGTTTCACATGGATGGTGGCAAATCCTGCCTATGGTGCCTGGAAAAGGGCAAACCGCTTCCACCAGTTCCAGGGATTCCCTGTATTTTCCCTCCACAGCGAGGTGAACGTAGTGGGAGCATGGCACCTTCCCCGGACAGGCCACCTGGCATGGCGCCTGAAAATGGTGGGCGCCCCTCCTGGAATCGACCAGGGCAAGGACCCATACCATGAAGATTCCAAGGGATAATACAGCCAGGCCCCAGTTCCATGGGGTATAGGTGGCAACAGCCAGGCCAATTGCCAATGGCGCCATGGCCATAAAGAATGTGCCGACATACCGTCTGCCGGTATACCAGTGACCGGCGCCTGGAACAACAGCTGAAAGGTAGGGGGCTCTTTTCCTTCGGCTGCGCTGTTTGATTTCAAGGCATATCCTGTCGCGCAGGCCCAGATTTCCCGTGCAGTAGAAACATCTGCGGGCGCGCATCTTGTTCTCCACAGCACAGAGATGGCATTCCCTGTATCCCTCTTTCATTAAGGGCTGCTCTAGGGACTGTTCTTTCATGGCCTCCTGCCATCGACTTCAAGGAAGGTTATATCATCTGTTCAGGGGCCTGGTAAAAAACCCCGTTGACTATAAATAATACCCCTTGGAAAGTCAAAGGAAACGGGCAAACTTCTTGCAAAATATAGGAAAACATGGTAACGGTCCAGATTGGTTGCGCAAGATTTTACTCTCGCAATTTGTGCCGGCTGCCGATGCAGAACCAAGTGAGGGCAGAAAATTTGGGCAAAAGAAAATATGTCGACCGCCTCAAACGTCTCGAATCGCTGAATCTGGTTTCCTTCTCCCACAAGGACATCGAAGGGCGAACTGACCTGGAGACAGCCGGCAGGACGCTGGACCTCTCCGCGGGCGGCATTCTCCTCGAAATACCGGCCCTGCTGCCATCTACCAGTGAAGAGGTGGAGATAACCCTGGGAGTTCGTGACGACGTCATCAAGGCCAGGGGGAAAATCATTCACCAGCGGGAACTTGACAACGGCAACGTTGGCCTTGGAATATCCTTCATCGGCCTCTCCGACAAAGATAGCGGAATTATCACCCGGTTCCTCGACGAGGATTGATGGCTTTCATCGAAGTCATCAATGCGCCCATTTGAGCGGTCCCCTCACCCACCTGGACGAACTGGGGCAGGCCCGCATGGTGGATGTCGGTGAAAAAAAACCGACTCGCCGAACCGCCGTGGCCCGTGCTGAAGTGCGTCTTTCCCCCGGCACCCTGCAGGCCGTCGTCGGCGGCAATATCCCAAAGGGAGACGTGCTGGCCGTAGCGCGAATCGCAGGGATCACGGGGGGAAAAAGGACCTCCGACCTCATCCCTCTGACCCACCCTGTCGGGCTCGATTATCTGTATCTGGACCTGACCCCCGACGGGACGCTGCCCGGCATTCGCATAGAAGCTACGGCATCGACCCACGGTAAAACAGGCGTGGAGATGGAGGCGCTGACCGCTGTATCCATATCCGCTCTCGCTATTTATGATATGCTCAAATCGATGGAGAGGGGCATCCGGATCACAGACATCCGCCTGGTATTCAAGGACGGAGGGAAAAGCGGGAGGTACGAGGCAGACTAGTCCCGTGGCACGGCCAGCATCCTGTCCAGGGCACGGACAGCCCTGTTCCTGATATCCTCCGGCACCGTAACTACAGGGGCCATGTTCATCAGCGCGTCCCGGACATCCTCCAACGTCGTCAGCTTCATATTAGGGCAGATCATCTCATCGGAAAGAGGGATAAAGGTCTTGCCGGGATTCTCACTGCGCATCCTGTAAAGCACTCCATTCTCCGTGCCGATGATTACCTCATTGGCCCCTGTCTCCCTCGCGAACAGATACATACCCGAGGTGCTGGTTATGTGGTCCGCCAATTCGAGCACCTCAGGCCTGCATTCGGGGTGGGCGACAAACACCGCTTTCGGGTAAAGCCGCTTGACCTTGAGAACATCCTCGGCCCTGTATCGATGGTGAACAGGGCAAAAACCATCCCACCAGACAACTTTCCGGTCAACCTGGGAGGCAACGTAGCGAGCCAGATTCTGATCGGGAATCATGATAACGGGGCCTTCGGATTCGGGAAGGGACAGTACAACCTTCACGGCATTGGCCGATGTACAGCAGATATCGCTATGGGCCTTTACGGCCGCCGAGGTATTGACATACGCGACGACAGTGCCACCGGGGTAACGCAGCCTCATCTTCTCTACACCTTCCGGGCTGATCATGTCGGCCATGGGACAGCCGGCGTCCTTCCTGGGAAGCAGAACGGTGCGTTTCGGAGCGAGAATAGCCGCTGATTCCGCCATGAAGTGGACACCGCAAAAAACGATTACCTCAGCATCCGAAGAGGCCGCGATCTGGGAAAGGCCCAGTGAATCCCCGGTGTGATCGGCGATTTCCTGGATCTCGTCCCTCTGATAATTATGCGCCAGGAAAACAGCCCGCCGCTTCCGGACAAGTTCCCTGATCTCCAACTGGAGCTGATTCATATCCGCAGCGCCTCCGCCGGCAGGTTCGTTGACAGTGTATTTTAAATAACATATAAATCCTTTTTAATCCAAGCAGGTTAGCCTGGCGGAGATTATGGGGCCTCTGCACAGGAAAACGGCCGCTCGGTGGCAACACGCTCTGAAATCGTTATCGGAGAGGAAAGGTCAGGGACAGACGATGCTCGGTATGGGAATGCAGGAAATACTCATCATACTGGTGGTCGCCTTGATCGTCATCGGCCCGAAACGTCTTCCCGAACTGGCCAAAACCCTGGGCAAGGGTCTTGCGGAGTTCAAAAAAGCGGCTGACGACCTTCAGGAAACCGTGCGGCAGGATCTCGAAGTTGAGAAACACAAGGACCTCGTCAAGAAATATCCCGACCTGATACCGAAGGATGAGGGGGACGGAAAAAGCGATGGCCAGGCCGCTGCCTCCACTGCTCCCGAGGCGCCGCCTGAGAATAAGGACCCTTCATCTCCCCTTGATGAGATCGAAGGCGGGGACTTCGATGACGAAGGCAAGGATGCCTGATCAGAAGATCCCCTTTACCGCGCATCTCGAGGAACTGCGGCGGCGGTTGATTATCTCCTTCATAGCTGTGATCGCTGGATTCCTCGTGGCCTATGCCTTCAGCGACAGGATTTTCGATATTCTCAACCGGGATCTGATTTCCACCCTTCGTGAGCACGGGGAAACCCTCCAGTACATCAACCCCACCGAGGCTTTCTTCACCTCCATAAAGGTTGCGATCCTGGCGGGGGTGTTTCTTGTCTTACCCATTATTTTCTACCAGTTCTGGATGTTCGTCTCTCCCGGCCTGTACAGAAAAGAAAAAAGGATGGTTATCCCCTTCGTCATCTTTTCCACGCTGTGCTTCCTGGCGGGGGCCTCATTCGGATACTTCTTTGTTTTCCCCTACGCCTTCAAATTTCTGCTCGGGTACTCGATCGGCGGCGCCACCGCACGGCCAACCCTGTCGTCGGCCCTTGCTTTCGTCTCCAAGCTTCTCCTGGCTTTCGGGCTGATTTTTGAACTCCCGGTCATTACGTTTTTTCTTGCCAGGATCGGGCTCATTACCCACCGAACGCTGACGAAAAACCGGCGCTATTTTATTGTGATCGCTTTTATCGCCGCCGCGGCATTGACTCCTCCCGATGTTTTTACTCAGCTGTTGATGGCGGGCCCTCTGATCGTCCTGTTTGAGATCAGCGTAATTGTGGCGCGTGTCTTCGGGAAAAAACCGTTAACGGACAGCAAAGGAGACCTGGTGGATGAAGAAGAACCTGGGCACCCTGCTGATTGAAAGCGGCCTGATCACAAAAAAGCTGCTCGGTGAGGCGCTCCAGCGCCAGGTCATTTTCGGCGGCCGTCTTGGAACCAATCTCATTGAGATGGGGGCCGTTCCTGAGGAGGCCCTCCTGAAGGTGCTGTCGGGCCAGCATAGAGTGCCCTACGCCGAAAGCAGACATTTCGAAAATATCCCGGGATACGTCCTGGAGTCCATCCCCAGAGACCTCCTGGAAAAGTTCCTTGTCATCCCCATTCGTGCAACAAAGAATCGTGTGACCCTTGCCATGACCAACCCGACCCGTCTCGATGTCATCGACGAGGTTTCGTTCCGCACCAACAAGGTCATAGACCCCATCATCGCCACGGAGCTGCGCATCACCCGGGAATTGGAACGATATCTCGGGATCAGGAGGGCGGCGCGCTTCATCTCCACGGGAGCAACCCCGGCCCAGGCGGAAAAGCCCCCGGAGCCCGAACCTGTACACACTCTCGAAGAACAGGACATCATCCCGCTGGAAGAGCATGAATCCATTAAAGCTGAGATCGAGCCTGCCGATCCCCTGGACGTATCCGACTTTAACCGGATGTTCTGGTCGGTAGGCAACAGGGATGACGTCGCGCAGGCCGTTATTCAGGCAGGTCTCCGGGTAATGGACAATGTTTTCATCCTGCTGCTGAAGGGAGACACTGCCATGGGTTGGATGGCGGGCGGCAAAATCCCCCCGCCATACGATTTCGGCAGTTGGAAACTGGCGCTTGATCAGGCGGGGATCATCGATTCTGTTCGCCAATCCCGGGAAATCGAAAAGGGAACCGGAGCTGTCATTTTTGCGTCCAACCCATGGCTGGAGGAAATATCCGCCGACATTCCACCCGAGGTTGTCGTCTGTCCGCTGGTGCTGAAAAAACATCCCGTCGCAGCAATAATCGGCTTTTCATGGCAACACAGGTTAAACGACAATGAGATTGAGTATCTCGCACGCATAATGAGGAAGGCATCCATCGCCTTTGAGATTCTTATACTGAAGAGCCGGATCGTGATGCTGTAAAGCGCTAAGCCATCACGGTGGCAGCAAATTATCTTCTTTCAGGAGAAGGCGAAAATGCCGGCAAGCGGTCTTTTCGACAATGACAATCGCCGGATCCGTTATCTGAGGATATCGGTGACGGATCGCTGCAACCTCCGGTGCCGCTATTGCATACCATCGTCAGATTTCGTCTGTCTGCTTCACAGCCAGGTTCTCACCTACGAGGAGATCGTGCGGACAGCCAGGATCCTGGCACCTTACGGGGTGAACAGCCTCAGGCTGACCGGGGGGGAACCGCTGGTGAGAAAGGGCCTGTCTCACCTGGTCTCATCCCTTGCATCGATCCCCGGTATCGAGGATCTCAGCCTTACTACAAACGGTATTCTCCTGAAAGAAAATGCCGAGCCCCTCAGGAATGCGGGGTTGTCCAGGGTCAACGTCAGCCTGGACACATTGAAACCGGAAAAGTTCAGATGGATAACCGACCCTCAAGCGTCAGGGCCGTCTGACAATCTTACTGCTGTTATGGACGGCCTTGAGGCGGCCCACCGGGCAGGGCTGCGCCCGGTTAAGGTCAACGTGGTGCTCATGAAGGGTTTTAATGATGACGAACTGGAGGATTTTGCCGGCCTGACCCTGGACAGGGACTGGGAGGTAAGGTTCATCGAGTTCATGCCCATGGGCCCCAACGGTTTCTGGGATCGCGACAAAGTCATCACGACCGCTGAAATAGCGTCGAGGCTGCGCCGGTCCTTCAGCGGGCTGGAACCGCTGGACAGGGGAAAGGGGTCGGGACCGGCCACGAGATTCCGGATAGCCGGCCACCGGGGGACTGTCGGGTTCATCAGCCCTGTTTCCTCCCACTTCTGCGCAGTCTGCAACCGCCTGCGCCTGACCGCCGACGGCAAATTGCGCACATGCCTTTTTTCCGACCATGAAACGGATATTGTCCCTCTTCTTCGCGGTTCGGCCACAGATGGAGAAATCCTTAAGACCATACGGGATGCGATCCGGAAAAAACCCCATGGTCATGGGATCACCTCGGACTCAATTCCATCCGTTTGCGCCAGGACCATGAGCCATATCGGCGGGTAAGCGAGTCAGCTGGGTCGCACGGTCCCCTATGCCACTCCCAGCCGTTTAAGGATTTTCAGAAGCGAACCCGCAACCGGCCGGATCGCTCCCTCAGGACACATCTCCTGGCAGCAGAAACAGTTGATACAGATGCTTTTGTCCACATCCCCTCCACCATCGTCAAAAAGGGAGATGGCGCTTACCGGACAGACCCCCTCACAGATACCGCAGGTTGTGCAGATTGACGGGTCCAGAAATGGGTAGGAGGAGGCGGATCGCTTCAGCGGGCCGGAGATAAAATCGGGCAGCGAAAAATCCACCCTGGTGTAGGAGGCCGGAAGGATAAAATCATCCACCGATGCATCCTCAGGGGACAACCCGAACACCTTGACCTGCTCCGGCATGGATCCGGGCAGGCCTCTTTCCATGGACCGGCGAAGCACCGGATTCTCCTTCGCGTCAACCCCAAGGAGAGAGGACACGACAAGGTCCAGGGCCAGGGCCGAGGGTGAAGCCGCAAGCAATCCAACCTCCCTTGGGGCGCCGGAACCTGGTCCATTGCCCTCCATTCCCAGCACACCGTCAAGGATGTTCAACCCGGGAGCGACGGTCCGGTAGATATCGAGCAGCAGCTCGGCCATATGGTCACTGTCCCCGGCCTTAAGGTGCCAGGACGGCTTGGCCGCGCCTACGACTGTCCCGAAGAGGTTCTTCACCGCCAGGGTGAGAACCATCTGGGCGTGGGTCTTCAGCTTTGGGAGATTGACAATCAGATCAAATTCGAAGGCCTCCCCGGCAAGTTCGATGGAATGATATACGCCGCCTACGGGCACGGATACCGGCACCGGCGTCCTGAACGGCACGACTTTCAGGCCAAGATCCTCAACGACCCCGGCGATTCCGCTTTTTGACAATACCGACGACAGCGACCCCGATCCAGGGCTGTCCCCGATGAAAACGGTTCCCCCGGCTTCCATGATCTCCAGGGATGCGGCACGGATCACTTCGGGATGGGTTGTGACAGCTTTTTCCGGGGGTTTCCCCTGGAGGAGGTTGGGTTTGAGGAGCACCTTATGCCCGGGAGAGATCAGAGCCCCCATCCCCCCAAGTGGATCAAGGGCTTCCCTGAGGGATTGCCTGACACCATCCGGGTCGTAGTTCAGGCACCGGACGAGGGATACGGGAATCGGGCCTATCAATATCCGGATTTCCTACACGATTTCCAGCCGCCGGTCGAACCGGGTAAGGTTGATCACCGCGCCGCCGGGTGTCAGAGCAATCACATCCTCGATACGGACGCCTCCGACCCTTCGATCGTAAAGCCCGGGTTCGATGGTCACCACATCGCCGGGGGAAAAACGGTCCGCCCCGGTGGATACCGAGGGCGTTTCGTGTACGTCGAGCCCGAGCCCGTGTCCGGTACCATGGAGAAACCCGCGCCGCACAAGCGGCTTGCCCGGCTCAGGCACGCCAAAGCCGCGCCGCCGAAAAACCTCGCATACGGCGCCGTGGACCTCCGAGAGTTTGCCCCCTGGCCTCAGCCGTTCAAATGCGGCGTCCTGCGCCTCCTCCACAGCGCTGTGCATCCGGCGAACCGTATTGGAGGCCCGGCCGACCACGAAGGTCCTGCTCATGTCGGCGTGGTAGCGAGTGACGGTGTCTCTTGGGAACAGATCAACCACAATCGGGACACCGGTGTGGATGGTTCCGGATCCGCCCCAGTGCGGATCGGCGCCCCCCCGGCCCGGCGCGATGATCGAGCCGGCGGACTCCAGCCCCCTTTCGATGAGAAAAATATCCACAAGGGATCGCAGGCGCTCGACCGTCAGGTCCCTTCCCTCATGCTCCAGGATACCTCCCGAAACCGGGCAGCCTGCCAGGATGGACCGGATGTATTCCATGGCCTTTGCGGTCTGCCTCTGGACCGATCCGATGGCCTCAATCTCAGCCTCCGTTTTGGCCCTCCGGCGCAAGCTGATGTCCTCTCCGTCCACCTCAAGGCACATCCCCTCTGCCTCAAGCTCCCTGGCAAGCCCCAGGGGAAAGCCCGGCGGAACCCGGATCTTTCCCTCGCCATGTTCCTTGAGAAACCTGGCCATGGCCTGTGCCGGTGACGTGCCTTTTTTCCTGTACATGGAAAAAGGAAGGGTGGCATCGACCACGGCTTCCTTTTCGGCCCGGCCTGTTTCCATGTCCGAAACCCAGATCGTTGTGTAACCGGAAGGCGCTACGAACACCCCGAAGGGATCGGGGCAAAGGAAACGGGACAGGTAGAACTGATCCGCATTGTTGTAGCTTTCGGCGAAGTTAAAGAGGGGGAGATCGTTGTTTCCCATGCTTTTTCGCTCCCGGTTAATATCTTTCAGGATCGGCAAAGTAGTCCATGGCCAGCGCACCGGAGATGAGGGTGTTGCCCTCCGGAACGCCCAGGAGCTTTCTGATCCCCTCGCCGGTAAATACGGTGCACTTTCCTTACATGACTTTTTGCGAAGTCACCAACAAACCTTTTTACCATATCAATCGGTCACCACCGGCAGGGAAAAGTAGAAGACGGTTCCCTTTCCGGGTTTCGACTCAATCCGGAGATTGCCGCCTTCAGCCTCCACAACCCGCTTGACGATGGCCAGGCCGACGCCTGTTCCCTTAACAGGGCTTTCCTTCGGCCTCGTAAAAAGATCGAATATCATCTCGTGGTATTCCTGGGCTATACC
This genomic interval from bacterium BMS3Abin14 contains the following:
- a CDS encoding PilZ domain protein, which gives rise to MVTVQIGCARFYSRNLCRLPMQNQVRAENLGKRKYVDRLKRLESLNLVSFSHKDIEGRTDLETAGRTLDLSAGGILLEIPALLPSTSEEVEITLGVRDDVIKARGKIIHQRELDNGNVGLGISFIGLSDKDSGIITRFLDED
- the moaC2 gene encoding cyclic pyranopterin monophosphate synthase accessory protein 2 yields the protein MSGPLTHLDELGQARMVDVGEKKPTRRTAVARAEVRLSPGTLQAVVGGNIPKGDVLAVARIAGITGGKRTSDLIPLTHPVGLDYLYLDLTPDGTLPGIRIEATASTHGKTGVEMEALTAVSISALAIYDMLKSMERGIRITDIRLVFKDGGKSGRYEAD
- the nadA gene encoding quinolinate synthase A, producing MNQLQLEIRELVRKRRAVFLAHNYQRDEIQEIADHTGDSLGLSQIAASSDAEVIVFCGVHFMAESAAILAPKRTVLLPRKDAGCPMADMISPEGVEKMRLRYPGGTVVAYVNTSAAVKAHSDICCTSANAVKVVLSLPESEGPVIMIPDQNLARYVASQVDRKVVWWDGFCPVHHRYRAEDVLKVKRLYPKAVFVAHPECRPEVLELADHITSTSGMYLFARETGANEVIIGTENGVLYRMRSENPGKTFIPLSDEMICPNMKLTTLEDVRDALMNMAPVVTVPEDIRNRAVRALDRMLAVPRD
- the tatB gene encoding sec-independent protein translocase protein TatB, which encodes MLGMGMQEILIILVVALIVIGPKRLPELAKTLGKGLAEFKKAADDLQETVRQDLEVEKHKDLVKKYPDLIPKDEGDGKSDGQAAASTAPEAPPENKDPSSPLDEIEGGDFDDEGKDA
- the tatC gene encoding sec-independent protein translocase protein TatC, producing the protein MTKARMPDQKIPFTAHLEELRRRLIISFIAVIAGFLVAYAFSDRIFDILNRDLISTLREHGETLQYINPTEAFFTSIKVAILAGVFLVLPIIFYQFWMFVSPGLYRKEKRMVIPFVIFSTLCFLAGASFGYFFVFPYAFKFLLGYSIGGATARPTLSSALAFVSKLLLAFGLIFELPVITFFLARIGLITHRTLTKNRRYFIVIAFIAAAALTPPDVFTQLLMAGPLIVLFEISVIVARVFGKKPLTDSKGDLVDEEEPGHPAD
- a CDS encoding bacteriophage N4 adsorption protein B translates to MKKNLGTLLIESGLITKKLLGEALQRQVIFGGRLGTNLIEMGAVPEEALLKVLSGQHRVPYAESRHFENIPGYVLESIPRDLLEKFLVIPIRATKNRVTLAMTNPTRLDVIDEVSFRTNKVIDPIIATELRITRELERYLGIRRAARFISTGATPAQAEKPPEPEPVHTLEEQDIIPLEEHESIKAEIEPADPLDVSDFNRMFWSVGNRDDVAQAVIQAGLRVMDNVFILLLKGDTAMGWMAGGKIPPPYDFGSWKLALDQAGIIDSVRQSREIEKGTGAVIFASNPWLEEISADIPPEVVVCPLVLKKHPVAAIIGFSWQHRLNDNEIEYLARIMRKASIAFEILILKSRIVML
- the moaA_2 gene encoding cyclic pyranopterin monophosphate synthase — translated: MPASGLFDNDNRRIRYLRISVTDRCNLRCRYCIPSSDFVCLLHSQVLTYEEIVRTARILAPYGVNSLRLTGGEPLVRKGLSHLVSSLASIPGIEDLSLTTNGILLKENAEPLRNAGLSRVNVSLDTLKPEKFRWITDPQASGPSDNLTAVMDGLEAAHRAGLRPVKVNVVLMKGFNDDELEDFAGLTLDRDWEVRFIEFMPMGPNGFWDRDKVITTAEIASRLRRSFSGLEPLDRGKGSGPATRFRIAGHRGTVGFISPVSSHFCAVCNRLRLTADGKLRTCLFSDHETDIVPLLRGSATDGEILKTIRDAIRKKPHGHGITSDSIPSVCARTMSHIGG
- a CDS encoding ferredoxin gives rise to the protein MIGPIPVSLVRCLNYDPDGVRQSLREALDPLGGMGALISPGHKVLLKPNLLQGKPPEKAVTTHPEVIRAASLEIMEAGGTVFIGDSPGSGSLSSVLSKSGIAGVVEDLGLKVVPFRTPVPVSVPVGGVYHSIELAGEAFEFDLIVNLPKLKTHAQMVLTLAVKNLFGTVVGAAKPSWHLKAGDSDHMAELLLDIYRTVAPGLNILDGVLGMEGNGPGSGAPREVGLLAASPSALALDLVVSSLLGVDAKENPVLRRSMERGLPGSMPEQVKVFGLSPEDASVDDFILPASYTRVDFSLPDFISGPLKRSASSYPFLDPSICTTCGICEGVCPVSAISLFDDGGGDVDKSICINCFCCQEMCPEGAIRPVAGSLLKILKRLGVA
- the pepQ_2 gene encoding xaa-Pro dipeptidase, which encodes MGNNDLPLFNFAESYNNADQFYLSRFLCPDPFGVFVAPSGYTTIWVSDMETGRAEKEAVVDATLPFSMYRKKGTSPAQAMARFLKEHGEGKIRVPPGFPLGLARELEAEGMCLEVDGEDISLRRRAKTEAEIEAIGSVQRQTAKAMEYIRSILAGCPVSGGILEHEGRDLTVERLRSLVDIFLIERGLESAGSIIAPGRGGADPHWGGSGTIHTGVPIVVDLFPRDTVTRYHADMSRTFVVGRASNTVRRMHSAVEEAQDAAFERLRPGGKLSEVHGAVCEVFRRRGFGVPEPGKPLVRRGFLHGTGHGLGLDVHETPSVSTGADRFSPGDVVTIEPGLYDRRVGGVRIEDVIALTPGGAVINLTRFDRRLEIV